The Bombus fervidus isolate BK054 chromosome 1, iyBomFerv1, whole genome shotgun sequence genome includes a window with the following:
- the Tmem131 gene encoding transmembrane protein 131 isoform X1 yields the protein MGTIMDFTNTVQGAGDTTSDEDKTQDSLSYVYFKPHVLDFKERQLGIPHQETVIVFNRDHNKTIHLLSISGNTRHFHSSFFRNKVIPPLGNTTFDVIFLGREEGDIDIHLLIHTADGTVKYQVKGISISSPYRLRPVVGVKLPLNATFTPLIYMHNPHSEALQVLEVYSSGGEFQLELPSGEAEGSRELWEIPPYQTKPIIRLHFNAYTEKNHTAYIRLKVNNTSEVLVVTVEVEVKSGAGLHWGGSSGVINLGMGGSLQPPIQYPIALKNSAKKPIKVMNIISTPVSKALKLHFEQAVIPGDTDIPIAIGALIYDWKTGLELQHFKGKLVIKAIGPGGSSQKLTIPWVAQALQGGLEVNASITHYCSLQSNQTRNFSVVNKFKLPLAITNVTMSSHVKTLFTIKNFIPRVIKPEQKVNIFSLQLAKDRKTDNVKMESSILIHSNVSVTEVPLLSYDGKVRKIVPDERESDEGTMNFGTVGSGTENEAIFALENQNPINIDLHGWGVNMPGAVLELMGCQKGPADLLDKELRNITVCSQMGNQYIKPGYLAIFKIKVKTPIVEEDTIVGDVFVRTTYERFILPVYMRVAYGRISLKKLIFTDCFPGSICVQQVKVYSTFVKPMQVTRIAPVNKDNRIKYIPLEEASMPVITKGENYIGSVRIEPSVACKHHCYLGLSLDSNAGKQWLNTLALPSHTRDSDLNLLNTRYTRFLNSTGGRSWDNITMRLDTTEVRGHKFYLNIKPHWPSLLTGFGNSKNKVALVFPLTQIGNTSYSTIKVYNPSITPLIIQLVMDWNYPQGTRLYHSLPAKFKFTCVECGSTVAEEFKLEESIVDREMFEKEWDITVASQSIPLYLKPSESRTVQVSYTPFSSSLSSALLYIRNNMTILEVLRVMGQGASAQFRFGNRKPGSTTPLLFELIEKHLKDCERERFKRNSVLNLTVKRFFMARNTGELPIEVYGFYINGLRCEGYGFKVLNCMPFKLNPNATKKVEIAFTPDFTLSRVERKLLISTSLGSDSDIENGMVIVNLLATVPLYSMEVCTAALARPSWEYIVQWTAISLSLILLICVFAISILEADRILRGALPNFSRESSVQPPLDLKLLSHMPPHTAQDSSSLKEKLINEEKQKMAKKEETYPDWTLMNVKKYKDKDNMQKGLKIPDWSADEERRFKLDTESKDMLTFKRCEESNLDNSNVISNITLGVKKKNNRKQNNVQEVQTDNSVAENAFSDIQGTQEKKYPINTVTKTSPATNRKGKSNQTTNVKTETKLVDHEVQVDTTGLLNNTRTNKLDSKRKQTAVGNSNNNHVSFKKFESNSNQRNIHLSEEETSSTTTESSVQDDPPLCKNFNQPCGKSDKLQRKPATKKTKSQSIVSVPCVDYRDNYEGDCDDDEYDKERHNNPNRWKTNTRSTMKHHIHTTRTVESSFKLPRQNKNPPRKDKGSQKRRVIDKGHIKATLNGNTNQREDATRALGAVSAPLPPPPSCWGENRARFSDVVARNQESISSFSGLNKLHKTQTTTHDMSMVFNNDTKDVDYIKQQSSQELIHSTKEYRMVSKSPSFCFQSVEKEKPLSQDSLKMQNNSQDSNSYFMNAFTEQPLVG from the exons ATGGGCACAATAAtg gatTTTACTAATACAGTACAAGGGGCTGG GGATACAACATCAGACGAAGATAAAACACAAGATTCATTGTCTTATGTTTATTTCAAACCACAtgttttggactttaaagagaG ACAACTTGGTATACCCCACCAAGAAACTGTGATCGTGTTTAATAGAGATCACAACAAAACAATCCACCTTTTATCAATTTCTGGAAATACACGTCATTTCCATTCATCATTCTTTCGAAACAAA GTAATTCCACCATTGGGGAATACAACATTTGATGTTATCTTTCTTGGTCGAGAAGAAGGTGATATTGATATACATCTTCTTATACATACAGCAGATGGAACTGTGAAATATCAA GTGAAAGGAATAAGTATCAGTAGTCCATATCGACTCAGACCTGTAGTGGGTGTTAAATTACCTTTAAATGCAACATTTACTCCACTTATATACATGCACAATCCACACTCAGAAGCTTTACAA gTATTAGAGGTATATAGTAGTGGTGGAGAATTTCAACTAGAATTACCATCAGGAGAAGCAGAAGGTTCACGTGAACTATGGGAAATTCCACCATATCAGACAAAGCCTATCATAAGATTACATTTTAATGCTTACACAGAAAAAAACCATACTGCATACATTAG ACTTAAAGTAAACAATACTTCAGAAGTGCTTGTTGTAACAGTTGAAGTCGAAGTTAAAAGTGGGGCTGGTCTTCATTGGGGTGGAAGTTCTGGAGTAATTAATTTAGGTATGGGCGGCTCACTGCAACCTCCCATCCAATACCCTATTGCTTTGAAAAATTCGGCAAAAAAACCAATAAAAGTTatg aatataaTTAGTACGCCAGTTTCTAAAGCATTAAAACTTCATTTCGAACAGGCGGTAATTCCTGGAGATACCGATATACCGATTGCCATAGGAGCATTAATTTATGACT ggAAGACTGGTTTAGAATTACAACATTTTAAGGGGAAATTAGTGATAAAAGCCATAGGTCCTGGTGGTTCTAGTCAAAAACTAACAATTCCATGGGTAGCACAAGCTCTACAGGGTGGACTAGAAGTAAACGCATCAATTACGCATTATTGTTCTCTCCAATCTAATCAAACACGAAATTTTAGCGTTGTTAATAAGTTTAAATTACCATTAGCTATTACAAATGTGACAATGTCATCGCATGTAAAGACACTTTTTACA ataaaaaattttattccaagaGTAATAAAACCAGAGCAGaaagttaatatattttctttacaacTCGCAAAAGATAGGAAAACTGATAATGTGAAGATGGAATCgtcaattttaattcattcaaACGTTTCTGTAACTGAAGTTCCATTGCTAAGTTATGATGGAAAAGTAAGGAAAATTGTTCCCGATGAAAGAGAAAGTGACGAAGGCACGATGAATTTTGGTACAGTAGGAAGTGGAACTGAAAATGAGGCTATTTTTGCTTTGGAGAATCAAAATCCTATTAATATAGATTTACATGGTTGGGGTGTTAACATGCCTGGTGCAGTATTGGAACTTATGGGTTGTCAAAAAGGTCCTGCTGATTTATTGGATAAAGAACTTCGTAATATAACTGTATGCAGTCAGATGGGTAAT CAATACATAAAACCTGGTTACTtagctatttttaaaattaaagtcAAAACTCCAATAGTTGAGGAAGATACAATTGTGGGTGATGTATTCGTTAGAACAACTTatgaaagatttattttaccaGTTTATATGCGGGTTGCATATGGaagaatttctttgaaaaaacttATTTTTACAGATTGTTTCCCT GGGTCAATTTGCGTGCAGCAAGTAAAGGTATATTCAACATTCGTTAAGCCTATGCAAGTAACTCGAATCGCACCAGTAAATAAAGATAacagaataaaatacataCCTTTAGAAGAAGCATCAATGCCTGTTATAACGAAAGGAGAAAATTACATTGGTTCAGTAAGAATTGAACCATCAGTGGCTTGTAAGCATCATTGTTATTTAGGCTTATCACTGGACAGCAATG CTGGTAAACAGTGGTTAAACACCTTGGCTCTACCTTCACATACAAGAGACtctgatttaaatttattaaataccaGATATACACGATTTCTTAATTCAACAGGTGGTCGTTCTTGGGACAATATTACGATGCGTTTAGATACAACAGAAGTTCGCGggcacaaattttatttaaatataaaaccaCATTGGCCCAGTTTATTAACTGGTTTCggtaatagtaaaaataaagtcGCTTTGGTGTTTCCTTTGACGCAAATTGGAAATACATCCTATAGCACGATCAAAGTGTACAATCCAAGTATCACTcctttaataatacaattagtTATGGATTGGAATTATCCACAAGGAACGAGACTTTATCATTCGTTACCTGCTAA gtTTAAGTTTACATGTGTAGAATGTGGATCTACAGTTGCAGAAGAATTCAAGTTAGAAGAAAGTATAGTAGATAGAGAAATGTTCGAGAAAGAATGGGATATTACAGTAGCATCACAATCTATTCCCTTGTATTTAAAACCTTCGGAATCGAGAACTGTACAAGTATCATATACACCTTTCTCATCATCTTTATCATCTGCACTTCTATATATTAG GAATAACATGACTATTTTGGAAGTATTGCGTGTGATGGGTCAAGGAGCAAGTGCACAGTTTAGATTTGGAAATCGAAAGCCAGGTTCTACTACGCCTTTACTATTCGAACTTATAGAAAAACATCTTAAAGATTGTGAAC GAGAACGATTTAAACGAAATTCGGTTCTAAATCTGACGGTAAAGAGATTCTTTATGGCAAGGAATACAGGAGAACTTCCTATAGAAGTCTACGGTTTTTATATTAACGGTTTACGATGCGAAGGGTATGGTTTCAAAGTATTGAACTGCATGCCGTTCAAATTGAACCCAAATGCCACAAAAAAGGTGGAAATAGCATTTACGCCAGACTTCACCTTGTCACGAGTCGAAAGGAAGCTCCTGATATCTACAAGTTTGGGTTCTGATAGTGATATCGAGAACGGTATGGTGATAGTTAATTTACTCGCTACTGTTCCTCTGTATTCTATGGAAGTTTGCACAGCGGCACTTGCAAGACCGTCATGGGAATACATTGTGCAATGGACAGCTATAAGTCTTTcgttgatattattaatatgtgTTTTTGCTATTTCAATTCTTGAAGCGGATCGAATATTACGGGGAGCTTTACCTAACTTCTCGAGAGAAAGTTCAGTTCAACCACCTCTAGATTTAAAGTTATTATCGCACATGCCTCCACATACAGCGCAAGATTCGAGTTCtttgaaagagaaattaataaacgaggaaaaacagaaaatggcaaaaaaggaagaaacataTCCAGATTGGACACTGATGAACGTGAAAAAGTATAAGGACAAAGATAACATGCAAAAAGGACTGAAAATTCCTGACTGGTCTGCAGATGAGGAACGCAGATTTAAGCTTGACACCGAATCGAAAGACATGTTGACATTTAAACGATGCGAAGAATCGAATTTAGATAACAGTAACGTTATAAGCAATATTACGCTTGGTgtcaagaaaaagaataatagaaaGCAAAACAATGTACAGGAAGTTCAAACGGATAATTCTGTGGCAGAGAACGCATTTTCTGATATCCAGGGAACTCAGGAAAAGAAATACCCTATAAATACGGTTACAAAGACAAGTCCTGCAACAAATAGGAAAGGAAAGTCTAATCAAACAACAAATGTTAAGACGGAAACGAAGCTGGTCGATCATGAAGTTCAAGTTGACACAACGGGACTTCTTAATAATACTCGAACTAATAAGCTAGATAgtaaaagaaaacaaactGCAGTTGGAAATAGCAATAATAATCACGTAtcctttaaaaaatttgagtCGAATAGTAATCAACGGAACATTCATCTTTCGGAGGAAGAAACGTCGTCTACAACAACAGAGAGTTCTGTTCAAGATGATCCACCGCTGTGTAAG AATTTCAATCAACCTTGTGGAAAATCCGATAAGTTGCAAAGGAAACCTGCAACTAAAAAGACTAAATCTCAATCAATTGTTTCTGTGCCATGCGTAGATTATAGAGATAATTACGAAGGTGACTGTGACGACGATGAATATGATAAAGAAAGACACAATAATCCAAACAGATGGAAAACGAATACAAGATCTACTATGAAACACCATATTCATACAACCCGTACTGTTGAGTCATCCTTCAAGTTACCACGACAGAATAAAAATCCTCCTAGGAAGGATAAGGGATCCCAGAAACGTCGAGTCATCGATAAAGGACATATAAAAG CAACATTAAATGGAAATACTAACCAAAGAGAAGATGCAACACGTGCATTGGGAGCTGTTTCCGCTCCGTTACCTCCGCCGCCATCATGTTGGGGCGAAAATCGAGCAAGGTTTAGTGACGTCGTAGCACGAAATCAAGAGAGTATTTCGTCGTTTTCgggtttaaataaattacacaaaACTCAAACGACCACGCATGACATGTCAATGGTTTTCAATAACGACACCAAAGATGTAGATTATATTAAACAACAATCAAGTCAAGAATTAATACATAGTACGAAGGAATACAGAATGGTATCGAAATCTCCGTCTTTCTGCTTTCAATCTGTTGAGAAAGAGAAGCCACTTAGTCAAGATTCTTTGAAAATGCAGAATAATTCGCAAGATTCAAATAGTTATTTCATGAATGCCTTTACTGAACAACCACTGGTaggttaa
- the Tmem131 gene encoding transmembrane protein 131 isoform X2, with amino-acid sequence MTELKVLYCIFLLTFFELTSQIRPSLHGHNNAFVQDDNDVQYLLDNIPMSMHKDFTNTVQGAGDTTSDEDKTQDSLSYVYFKPHVLDFKERQLGIPHQETVIVFNRDHNKTIHLLSISGNTRHFHSSFFRNKVIPPLGNTTFDVIFLGREEGDIDIHLLIHTADGTVKYQVKGISISSPYRLRPVVGVKLPLNATFTPLIYMHNPHSEALQVLEVYSSGGEFQLELPSGEAEGSRELWEIPPYQTKPIIRLHFNAYTEKNHTAYIRLKVNNTSEVLVVTVEVEVKSGAGLHWGGSSGVINLGMGGSLQPPIQYPIALKNSAKKPIKVMNIISTPVSKALKLHFEQAVIPGDTDIPIAIGALIYDWKTGLELQHFKGKLVIKAIGPGGSSQKLTIPWVAQALQGGLEVNASITHYCSLQSNQTRNFSVVNKFKLPLAITNVTMSSHVKTLFTIKNFIPRVIKPEQKVNIFSLQLAKDRKTDNVKMESSILIHSNVSVTEVPLLSYDGKVRKIVPDERESDEGTMNFGTVGSGTENEAIFALENQNPINIDLHGWGVNMPGAVLELMGCQKGPADLLDKELRNITVCSQMGNQYIKPGYLAIFKIKVKTPIVEEDTIVGDVFVRTTYERFILPVYMRVAYGRISLKKLIFTDCFPGSICVQQVKVYSTFVKPMQVTRIAPVNKDNRIKYIPLEEASMPVITKGENYIGSVRIEPSVACKHHCYLGLSLDSNAGKQWLNTLALPSHTRDSDLNLLNTRYTRFLNSTGGRSWDNITMRLDTTEVRGHKFYLNIKPHWPSLLTGFGNSKNKVALVFPLTQIGNTSYSTIKVYNPSITPLIIQLVMDWNYPQGTRLYHSLPAKFKFTCVECGSTVAEEFKLEESIVDREMFEKEWDITVASQSIPLYLKPSESRTVQVSYTPFSSSLSSALLYIRNNMTILEVLRVMGQGASAQFRFGNRKPGSTTPLLFELIEKHLKDCERERFKRNSVLNLTVKRFFMARNTGELPIEVYGFYINGLRCEGYGFKVLNCMPFKLNPNATKKVEIAFTPDFTLSRVERKLLISTSLGSDSDIENGMVIVNLLATVPLYSMEVCTAALARPSWEYIVQWTAISLSLILLICVFAISILEADRILRGALPNFSRESSVQPPLDLKLLSHMPPHTAQDSSSLKEKLINEEKQKMAKKEETYPDWTLMNVKKYKDKDNMQKGLKIPDWSADEERRFKLDTESKDMLTFKRCEESNLDNSNVISNITLGVKKKNNRKQNNVQEVQTDNSVAENAFSDIQGTQEKKYPINTVTKTSPATNRKGKSNQTTNVKTETKLVDHEVQVDTTGLLNNTRTNKLDSKRKQTAVGNSNNNHVSFKKFESNSNQRNIHLSEEETSSTTTESSVQDDPPLCKNFNQPCGKSDKLQRKPATKKTKSQSIVSVPCVDYRDNYEGDCDDDEYDKERHNNPNRWKTNTRSTMKHHIHTTRTVESSFKLPRQNKNPPRKDKGSQKRRVIDKGHIKATLNGNTNQREDATRALGAVSAPLPPPPSCWGENRARFSDVVARNQESISSFSGLNKLHKTQTTTHDMSMVFNNDTKDVDYIKQQSSQELIHSTKEYRMVSKSPSFCFQSVEKEKPLSQDSLKMQNNSQDSNSYFMNAFTEQPLFERELVPYDDLPETDELLMELESPEEDTRYQLWEDNNPVFKLLSDRTPGFQLDSPKSSEKPPMLTDTLKDNWVTVETNWEPLCTRAAVGEERSGVWGINTGGVWAASPWGAAAPSLVSQLSSLQTESDTRERSDFDPFRSLSTIWTPSSSESWKKKHED; translated from the exons ATGACTGAGTTAAAAGTACTTTATTGTATCTTCTTGTTAACGTTTTTCGAGTTGACGTCACAAATTCGACCGTCCTTACATGGGCACAATAAtg CCTTCGTACAGGATGACAATGATGTTCAATACCTTTTGGACAACATACCTATGTCTATGCATAAG gatTTTACTAATACAGTACAAGGGGCTGG GGATACAACATCAGACGAAGATAAAACACAAGATTCATTGTCTTATGTTTATTTCAAACCACAtgttttggactttaaagagaG ACAACTTGGTATACCCCACCAAGAAACTGTGATCGTGTTTAATAGAGATCACAACAAAACAATCCACCTTTTATCAATTTCTGGAAATACACGTCATTTCCATTCATCATTCTTTCGAAACAAA GTAATTCCACCATTGGGGAATACAACATTTGATGTTATCTTTCTTGGTCGAGAAGAAGGTGATATTGATATACATCTTCTTATACATACAGCAGATGGAACTGTGAAATATCAA GTGAAAGGAATAAGTATCAGTAGTCCATATCGACTCAGACCTGTAGTGGGTGTTAAATTACCTTTAAATGCAACATTTACTCCACTTATATACATGCACAATCCACACTCAGAAGCTTTACAA gTATTAGAGGTATATAGTAGTGGTGGAGAATTTCAACTAGAATTACCATCAGGAGAAGCAGAAGGTTCACGTGAACTATGGGAAATTCCACCATATCAGACAAAGCCTATCATAAGATTACATTTTAATGCTTACACAGAAAAAAACCATACTGCATACATTAG ACTTAAAGTAAACAATACTTCAGAAGTGCTTGTTGTAACAGTTGAAGTCGAAGTTAAAAGTGGGGCTGGTCTTCATTGGGGTGGAAGTTCTGGAGTAATTAATTTAGGTATGGGCGGCTCACTGCAACCTCCCATCCAATACCCTATTGCTTTGAAAAATTCGGCAAAAAAACCAATAAAAGTTatg aatataaTTAGTACGCCAGTTTCTAAAGCATTAAAACTTCATTTCGAACAGGCGGTAATTCCTGGAGATACCGATATACCGATTGCCATAGGAGCATTAATTTATGACT ggAAGACTGGTTTAGAATTACAACATTTTAAGGGGAAATTAGTGATAAAAGCCATAGGTCCTGGTGGTTCTAGTCAAAAACTAACAATTCCATGGGTAGCACAAGCTCTACAGGGTGGACTAGAAGTAAACGCATCAATTACGCATTATTGTTCTCTCCAATCTAATCAAACACGAAATTTTAGCGTTGTTAATAAGTTTAAATTACCATTAGCTATTACAAATGTGACAATGTCATCGCATGTAAAGACACTTTTTACA ataaaaaattttattccaagaGTAATAAAACCAGAGCAGaaagttaatatattttctttacaacTCGCAAAAGATAGGAAAACTGATAATGTGAAGATGGAATCgtcaattttaattcattcaaACGTTTCTGTAACTGAAGTTCCATTGCTAAGTTATGATGGAAAAGTAAGGAAAATTGTTCCCGATGAAAGAGAAAGTGACGAAGGCACGATGAATTTTGGTACAGTAGGAAGTGGAACTGAAAATGAGGCTATTTTTGCTTTGGAGAATCAAAATCCTATTAATATAGATTTACATGGTTGGGGTGTTAACATGCCTGGTGCAGTATTGGAACTTATGGGTTGTCAAAAAGGTCCTGCTGATTTATTGGATAAAGAACTTCGTAATATAACTGTATGCAGTCAGATGGGTAAT CAATACATAAAACCTGGTTACTtagctatttttaaaattaaagtcAAAACTCCAATAGTTGAGGAAGATACAATTGTGGGTGATGTATTCGTTAGAACAACTTatgaaagatttattttaccaGTTTATATGCGGGTTGCATATGGaagaatttctttgaaaaaacttATTTTTACAGATTGTTTCCCT GGGTCAATTTGCGTGCAGCAAGTAAAGGTATATTCAACATTCGTTAAGCCTATGCAAGTAACTCGAATCGCACCAGTAAATAAAGATAacagaataaaatacataCCTTTAGAAGAAGCATCAATGCCTGTTATAACGAAAGGAGAAAATTACATTGGTTCAGTAAGAATTGAACCATCAGTGGCTTGTAAGCATCATTGTTATTTAGGCTTATCACTGGACAGCAATG CTGGTAAACAGTGGTTAAACACCTTGGCTCTACCTTCACATACAAGAGACtctgatttaaatttattaaataccaGATATACACGATTTCTTAATTCAACAGGTGGTCGTTCTTGGGACAATATTACGATGCGTTTAGATACAACAGAAGTTCGCGggcacaaattttatttaaatataaaaccaCATTGGCCCAGTTTATTAACTGGTTTCggtaatagtaaaaataaagtcGCTTTGGTGTTTCCTTTGACGCAAATTGGAAATACATCCTATAGCACGATCAAAGTGTACAATCCAAGTATCACTcctttaataatacaattagtTATGGATTGGAATTATCCACAAGGAACGAGACTTTATCATTCGTTACCTGCTAA gtTTAAGTTTACATGTGTAGAATGTGGATCTACAGTTGCAGAAGAATTCAAGTTAGAAGAAAGTATAGTAGATAGAGAAATGTTCGAGAAAGAATGGGATATTACAGTAGCATCACAATCTATTCCCTTGTATTTAAAACCTTCGGAATCGAGAACTGTACAAGTATCATATACACCTTTCTCATCATCTTTATCATCTGCACTTCTATATATTAG GAATAACATGACTATTTTGGAAGTATTGCGTGTGATGGGTCAAGGAGCAAGTGCACAGTTTAGATTTGGAAATCGAAAGCCAGGTTCTACTACGCCTTTACTATTCGAACTTATAGAAAAACATCTTAAAGATTGTGAAC GAGAACGATTTAAACGAAATTCGGTTCTAAATCTGACGGTAAAGAGATTCTTTATGGCAAGGAATACAGGAGAACTTCCTATAGAAGTCTACGGTTTTTATATTAACGGTTTACGATGCGAAGGGTATGGTTTCAAAGTATTGAACTGCATGCCGTTCAAATTGAACCCAAATGCCACAAAAAAGGTGGAAATAGCATTTACGCCAGACTTCACCTTGTCACGAGTCGAAAGGAAGCTCCTGATATCTACAAGTTTGGGTTCTGATAGTGATATCGAGAACGGTATGGTGATAGTTAATTTACTCGCTACTGTTCCTCTGTATTCTATGGAAGTTTGCACAGCGGCACTTGCAAGACCGTCATGGGAATACATTGTGCAATGGACAGCTATAAGTCTTTcgttgatattattaatatgtgTTTTTGCTATTTCAATTCTTGAAGCGGATCGAATATTACGGGGAGCTTTACCTAACTTCTCGAGAGAAAGTTCAGTTCAACCACCTCTAGATTTAAAGTTATTATCGCACATGCCTCCACATACAGCGCAAGATTCGAGTTCtttgaaagagaaattaataaacgaggaaaaacagaaaatggcaaaaaaggaagaaacataTCCAGATTGGACACTGATGAACGTGAAAAAGTATAAGGACAAAGATAACATGCAAAAAGGACTGAAAATTCCTGACTGGTCTGCAGATGAGGAACGCAGATTTAAGCTTGACACCGAATCGAAAGACATGTTGACATTTAAACGATGCGAAGAATCGAATTTAGATAACAGTAACGTTATAAGCAATATTACGCTTGGTgtcaagaaaaagaataatagaaaGCAAAACAATGTACAGGAAGTTCAAACGGATAATTCTGTGGCAGAGAACGCATTTTCTGATATCCAGGGAACTCAGGAAAAGAAATACCCTATAAATACGGTTACAAAGACAAGTCCTGCAACAAATAGGAAAGGAAAGTCTAATCAAACAACAAATGTTAAGACGGAAACGAAGCTGGTCGATCATGAAGTTCAAGTTGACACAACGGGACTTCTTAATAATACTCGAACTAATAAGCTAGATAgtaaaagaaaacaaactGCAGTTGGAAATAGCAATAATAATCACGTAtcctttaaaaaatttgagtCGAATAGTAATCAACGGAACATTCATCTTTCGGAGGAAGAAACGTCGTCTACAACAACAGAGAGTTCTGTTCAAGATGATCCACCGCTGTGTAAG AATTTCAATCAACCTTGTGGAAAATCCGATAAGTTGCAAAGGAAACCTGCAACTAAAAAGACTAAATCTCAATCAATTGTTTCTGTGCCATGCGTAGATTATAGAGATAATTACGAAGGTGACTGTGACGACGATGAATATGATAAAGAAAGACACAATAATCCAAACAGATGGAAAACGAATACAAGATCTACTATGAAACACCATATTCATACAACCCGTACTGTTGAGTCATCCTTCAAGTTACCACGACAGAATAAAAATCCTCCTAGGAAGGATAAGGGATCCCAGAAACGTCGAGTCATCGATAAAGGACATATAAAAG CAACATTAAATGGAAATACTAACCAAAGAGAAGATGCAACACGTGCATTGGGAGCTGTTTCCGCTCCGTTACCTCCGCCGCCATCATGTTGGGGCGAAAATCGAGCAAGGTTTAGTGACGTCGTAGCACGAAATCAAGAGAGTATTTCGTCGTTTTCgggtttaaataaattacacaaaACTCAAACGACCACGCATGACATGTCAATGGTTTTCAATAACGACACCAAAGATGTAGATTATATTAAACAACAATCAAGTCAAGAATTAATACATAGTACGAAGGAATACAGAATGGTATCGAAATCTCCGTCTTTCTGCTTTCAATCTGTTGAGAAAGAGAAGCCACTTAGTCAAGATTCTTTGAAAATGCAGAATAATTCGCAAGATTCAAATAGTTATTTCATGAATGCCTTTACTGAACAACCACTG TTTGAACGTGAATTGGTTCCCTACGACGATCTTCCAGAAACCGATGAACTATTAATGGAATTAGAGAGTCCTGAGGAAGATACACGATATCAGTTATGGGAAGATAATAATCCTGTGTTTAAATTATTGTCTGATAGAACACCTGGATTTCAGTTGGATTCACCAAAATCCTCAGAGAAACCTCCAATGCTAACGGATACATTAAAGg ATAACTGGGTAACAGTTGAAACAAATTGGGAACCTTTATGTACTAGAGCAGCAgtaggagaagaaagaagtgGTGTTTGGGGAATAAATACAGGAGGTGTATGGGCTGCAAGTCCATGGGGTGCAGCTGCACCATCTCTAGTTTCACAATTATCTTCATTACAAACAGAATCGGATACACGA gaAAGATCGGATTTCGATCCATTTCGTTCACTCAGTACAATATGGACACCATCATCCTCAGAGTCTTGGAAGAAAAAACACGAAGACTAA